A stretch of Oculatellaceae cyanobacterium DNA encodes these proteins:
- the modA gene encoding molybdate ABC transporter substrate-binding protein, whose product MEHRSTQINTDVLTNFCNKANIKNYLQLFTASFLLVFATSCAANNKKSSSINLATQTVNLKISAAISLSNLLKEVKQIYKSKHPSVNITYNFGASGALQQQISQGADVDVFFSAATKQMDALQKSSLVVDGTRQNLLTNQLVLITPKNGLFLTNFKQLTDKKIKRIVIGEPKSVPVGQYSQELLTNLEIWQQIKPKVVFGNNVRQVLTFVETGNADAGIVYTTDAKESNQVKVRATAPGNLHSPIIYPVAVIKGSRNQEAAKSFVQFLTTGQAKTVFKKYGFGVVK is encoded by the coding sequence ATGGAACACAGATCAACACAGATTAACACAGATGTATTAACTAATTTTTGTAATAAAGCTAATATTAAGAATTATTTACAATTATTTACTGCTAGTTTTTTATTAGTTTTTGCAACAAGTTGTGCTGCTAATAATAAAAAATCGTCAAGTATTAATCTAGCAACACAGACAGTTAATTTAAAAATTTCAGCCGCTATTAGTTTGAGTAATCTTTTAAAAGAAGTTAAGCAAATATATAAATCTAAACATCCAAGCGTAAATATTACTTATAACTTTGGTGCGTCTGGTGCTTTGCAGCAACAAATCTCACAAGGAGCAGATGTTGATGTGTTCTTTTCTGCTGCAACTAAGCAAATGGACGCCTTGCAAAAATCTAGTTTAGTCGTAGATGGAACACGGCAGAACCTGTTGACTAATCAATTAGTTTTAATTACTCCCAAAAATGGTTTATTTTTAACAAACTTTAAACAATTAACCGACAAGAAAATTAAACGTATAGTAATTGGAGAGCCTAAAAGCGTACCAGTTGGACAATATTCACAAGAATTATTAACTAACTTAGAAATTTGGCAGCAAATTAAACCTAAAGTTGTTTTTGGAAATAATGTTCGTCAGGTGTTAACTTTTGTAGAAACTGGTAATGCTGACGCTGGTATTGTCTATACTACCGATGCTAAAGAATCAAATCAAGTAAAAGTTAGAGCAACTGCACCTGGAAATCTTCACTCGCCAATTATTTACCCAGTTGCCGTAATTAAAGGTAGTCGTAATCAAGAGGCTGCAAAATCATTTGTACAGTTTCTCACAACTGGACAGGCAAAAACTGTATTTAAAAAATACGGTTTTGGTGTAGTTAAATAA